GCGGTCCAGCAGGATGCCGATGGCCTCGACATGCTCGGGGTTCTCGCGCACGAAGCGGGCGAAGGCGGTCAGGTAGTCCTCGGGCTTGTATTCCCGGCCGTCGGCGCCGCGGGCGAGCCACTGGGACGTTACATCGTCTTTGGCTTCCGTGGCGACAACGAAGGTCCGGGGCCTGCGGGGGTAGTTGAGCAGGAGGTTCTGGAAGCCCTTGTCGCGGAGCAGCGTCATGGCTTCGGTGAAGGCTTTGCGCAGGCGGCCGGGCAGGGCGGCGGCGTAGGCGGCCATGTCGCCGCTTGGGATGAAGGCCGCGAATTGGTCGCGGGCCTCGCCGGACATTTCCTTCTCGATCCGCAGCAGGCGCTTGACCAGACAGTGGGTGTTGATGTCGCGGTCCCGGTTGGCCCAGATGTCCTCGATGATCTCGACGATGGAACGGACTTCGCGCGTGGGCGGCTCGGCGGTGATGGCCGTGGCTTGACGGAAGTATTCCAGCAGCGTTCCGTCGAAGCAGTCAAAGACGGTGAAGTGGGACTTGTCGGTGAAGTTCTCGCCCTTCCTGGTCCCGCGGCCCAGCATCTGCTCGAAAAGGATGCGCGACTTGACGGGGCGCAGGAAGACGATGAACTCCAGATCGGGGATGTCAACGCCGGTGGAAAGCATGTCCACGGTCACGGCGACGGCAGGCAGCTTGCGGTTGCGGAACTCGCGGATGCGCTGCAGGGGGCGGTCCACGCGGCCGGTGATCTTCTCGACGAAGGAATCGCCCTGGCCGAATACGTCGCGGGCGATGTCCACCAGTTGATCGGCGTGGGAGGTGTGGGGGATGTCGTTGTCGGCGAAAATCAGCGTCTTGGGGAAGCGGCCGTAGGCCTGCTGATGCTCGTCGGCGTACTTGCGGATCTCTTGCAGAATCTTGCGGTTGGAGTCGGGGGAGGTGACGCTGCGCTCGATTTCGGTCGTCTCGAACTGCCGCTCATCTTCCAGCAGGTCCATCTGCTGGGCGCCGGTCTTGGGATCGACGCGGGCGACCTGCTCGCCTTCCTTGAGGAAGATGCCCTTGAGGCGCACGTCGGACTTGACGGCGACCACGTCGTAATCGACGAGATGGCCCTCTCGGACGGCCCGCTCGTATTCGTAGCGGAAGATGATGTCCTTGAAGTAGGCGGTGGTGTGGGCGGCCGGGGTGGCGGTCAGGCCCAGCTTGATCGCGTCGAAGTGGTCGAGGGTCTTGCGCCAGACGGACAGCTCGGCGCTGGTGTAGCCGCGGTGGCATTCATCGGCAATGATGAGGTCGAAGGCGTGGATGGGGATGTCGAGCGGCGCGGCGTCGTCGTCTATCTCCTCGTCGCCGCAGGCAAAGATCGCATCGCGGCCGAGGAGGTTGATCATCATCCGCTGGATGGTGCAGACGTAGACGAAGGCGTGGCTGGGCTGGGGATTGAGCAGATACGGCTCGGGCAGGAGCTTGGGGTCGAACTTCTCGTCTTCCTCGAAGTCCTCGCGTTTGAACCGCTGGCTGTAGACTTCGTAGATGTTGGGGAACTTGAGGCCCGGCTCGGGCTCGAAGGACGCGAAGGCCCGCACCGCCTGGGCGGCCAGCGCCCGGCGGTCCACGAGAAACAGGATGCGCCGCGCCACGCCGGACTTCATCAGGCGGTAGACCTCGTTGACCATCGTGAAGGTCTTGCCGGTGCCGGTAGCCATGGCGACCAGCATCTGCCGCTTGCGGGCGGCGATGGCCTGCTCGATGGCCTTGTTGGCGTCGATCTGGTAGGGGCGCAGGCGGTCGTGCCAGACGGTGTTGGCGGCCAGCGCCGCGGCGGTAGCGTCGCCGTTGCGCTTGAGCATCTCGGCCAGAGCGGCGGGGGTGTGGAACTGGCTGACTTGACGCGAGCGGCTCTGCGGGTGGCGCACGTCGTGGAACCAGATGGCCTCGCCGTTAGTCGAGTACAGGAAGGGGACGCGGAAGCCGGAGAAGTCGAACGGGCTGTCGGTGACGCCCTTAGAGTATCGCTGGGCCTGCGTCAGAACGTTCTGCGGCCCCAGCGTGATCTTCTTGGCCTCGATGATGCCCAAGATCTTTCCATCGACAGCCAGAGCGTAGTCGGCAGGCCCGCTGGTGGTGGGGTATTCTTCGACGGCGGCCGGACCGGCCCCGGACAGCGGCAGGGTGGCGCCGACGGGGACAATAGACCATCCCGCCGCTTCAAGCCGCGGGTCAACCCGCTTCTTGCGGTTCTGCCATTCAGACTCGCTAAATCCTGCGCCGGCCGCCGGCATGTGCATTCCCCTTGCAAAAACGGACATCAAGGTGAACGGGCGTATTATGCCCGGATATGACTGGACCTGCAACGGTTTGCCGGAAGCGTTCTTCTCTGGCGTCTGTCGAGGAACAACATCCCGGCTTCGCCTGTGGCTTCCGTCTTCGCCAAGGCTACGCCGGACAAGACGCCGTGACAAGTCCATCCAACCATCCGCCTTCGCTCTACGAGCTACGGCGGACAAGTCCAACCATCCATTCATCCAACCATCCATTCATCCAATCATCAGTTCATCCAACCATCCGCCTTCGCTCCGTTTGATTTTTCTCTCCGCCCCCTCCGTGCCTCTGTGGTAGAGTTCTCCCCGCAACGCCATCAACAGGAGAAAACCCATGGCACGCAAGAGCGTTTCGAAGACTGCTGCAACGGCTGCGAAGAAACCGTCGATCCCCGACGCCCACGGCGACTTCACTTGGTTTAACGACGCACGATTCGGCATGTTCATTCACTGGGGGCTCTACGCCATGCCGGCGCGGCATGAGTGGGTCAAGCACGTCGAGCAGATCTCGACGGCTGACTACGCGAAGTACTACACCCGCTTCGATCCGGACCTGTACGACCCGAAGGCCTGGGCCAAGGCCGCCCGCGAAGCGGGGATGAAGTACTTCTGCATCACCACCAAGCACCACGAGGGCTTCTGTCTCTGGGACAGCAAGTACACCGACTACAAAGCCCCCAACACCCCTTGCGGCAAGGACCTCCTGCGGCCGATGGTCGACGCCTTCCGCGACGAAGGCCTGCACGTGGGCTTCTACTACTCGCTGATCGACTGGCACCACGAGCAGTTCGGCGTCGACCGCATCCACCCGATGCGCGGCAATGCCGAGGAGCGCAAGAAAAACGCCAAGCGCGACGTGTCGAAGTACGCCCAGTACATGCGCGACCAGGTGCGCGAGCTGCTGACGCAGTTCGGCAAGATCGACTACCTGTTCTTCGATTTCTCCTACCCCGGCGAAGACGGCAAGGGCTGGCAGGATTACGAAAGCGACAAGCTGCTGACGATGGTGCGCGAGCTCCAGCCGCACATCCTCGTCAACGACCGCCTGGACCTGCTGGACATCCCCGGCGGCTGGGACGTCAAGACGCCCGAGCAGTTCATGGTCCGCAAGCCCGTCACGTGGAAGGGCAAACCCGTCTGCTGGGAAACCTGCCAGACCTTCAGCGGCTCGTGGGGCTACCACCGCGACGAGCAGACCTGGAAGAGCGTCGATCAGTTGCTGATGATGCTCATCGACACCACCAGCAAGAACGGCAACGTGCTGCTCAACGTCGGCCCCACCGCCCGCGGCGAGTTCGACGCCCGCGCGATGGATCGTCTGTCGGGCATGGGCGCGTGGATGCAGAAGCACTCTCGCAGCATTTACGGATGCGGCGTCGCCCCGGGCGGCTTCAAGGCCCCCAACGGCACGCGCCTGACGTACAACGCCAAGACCAAGCGCATCTACATGCACATTTTCGACTGGCCTATCGGCAGCATGGGCCTGGACGGCTTTGCCGGCAAGGTCAAGTACGCCCAGTTCCTGCACGACGCCAGCGAGATCCGCTGGAGCACCCAGACGCACGGACACGTGGGCACCGATGCGGAAAAGGACCACAACACGATCTACCTGCACCTGCCGGTCATCCGCCCCAACGTGGCCGTGCCGGTGGTGGAGATGTATCTTTAGAAGTCAGAAAACAGTAATCAGTAACCAGGGAACAGTAATCAGTAATCAGGAAAAAGTAATCAGGAATCAGTAAACAGTAATCGGGAATCGGGAATCGGGTGGCATGGCGGCCGCTTTGCGGGTCGCCATGCCACCGTTCGAAATAGACTACGTTTTGAGGTCCAGCAGGCCGCCGATCGGGGGAGGGTCGGGGGCAGTTTGTTGGCGGCGCAGTTCGTCCACGCCGCGCCACAGCCAGCGCCTGAAGAAGTTGCAGCGTCGCTCTCCCGATCGATAGACGCCCCCTCGCCGCGCCCGCATTTTCGGGATGTCGCTCTTGAGGCAAGGCGGCTCAGTGCCGGCCGCCGCCCGCAGCGCCAAGGGAAAGCCGCCCGACAAATTGTGGCAGTCTGATCCGTTCACGTTTCCGCCTCCTGAACCTGCGCCCTATGCCGCAAGAAGCGTAGGATTCATTCCCGTCATGTGCAACAACACCAAGGGAAAAGGGAGACGGGCGGAACGGCTGCGCTGCTTACGGGGAGACATGGGCGGGTCCTTCGGCGGGCTCAGGATGTGCGCCCATGCCACACAGCAAGAGCATGGGCGAGACGCCCATGCCACACAGCAGGAGCATGGGCGGGACGCCCATGCTACACAGCAAGAGCATGGGCGGGACGCCATGCCACACAGCAGGAGCATGGGCGGGACGCCCATGCCACACAGCAGGAGCATGGGCGGGACGCCCATGCTACGAAGGACGCGTGCTACGGGCGGGGGGCCATGGTTTTGAGCATTTCGATTTCTTCGATGATGGCGCCGTTGCGGCCGACCTGGACGCTGGTGTGGTCGGCCAGGGGCAGGGTGATGAACTGTTTGGGGCCTTTGGCGGCGTCGAAGATTTCGCGGCTGTGTGCGATCGGCACGACCATGTCCAGCGCCCCGTGGACGACGATGAGCGGGCAGGTGAGGTTTGCGGCCGCCCGGACGGCGGAGGCTTCGGCGGTGGAGAAACCGCCCAGCGAACCGGCGCGGTTGATGCTGCTGTCGAGGTCGTCCTGGGTCGACAGGGGTCCCAGGATGTTGGCAACGCCCTCGATGCCCGTCGGCGGGGCCATCGCCAGCACGCCCTTGCACCGTGGGTCGATCGCGGCGTACTGCACGGCTACGCACGCCCCCAGCGAGGCGCCGACGACGTAGATCGTCGGTCCGACGAGCCCCTCGGCCGTCAGGGTGTCCATGACGACTTTGATGTCGGTTTTCTCCAGGGCGCCCCAGGTGATGTACTGCCCGCCGCTGTCGCCGTGGGCGCGCAGGTCGGGCAGGACGACGTCGTATCCTTTGGCGGCCAGCCGCTCGCCCAGCGAGAGGAACCAGGACTTGCTCATCATCATCGGGTGGAGCAGGACGACGGCTTGGCGCTGGGCGGGGGGTTTGTCGGCCTGGGGCGTGCCGGGTTTGGCCTTGATGACCCAGACGTCGATGGTGGTTCCGTCCTCGGCGGCCACGGCGCGATGGGCGTCGATGCGTCCTCTCTTGAGCATTCGAGCCGGTCCGCCGAGCATTCGCAGGGCGGCGCGTCCGGGCGAGACTTCCGGTTCGATCAACTCCAGGGCGCCGAAGGTTCCGCCGGTGGAGCACCCCGCCGCGCCCAGCGCCGCGGCCAGCACGGCCGTCAGGATGTGTCGCAGGTAGGTCATACGCGTTTGAACTGTTTCTCCAGGTCTTTGAGCGACAGTCGCAGGGTGGTGGGTCGTCCGTGGGGGCAGCTCGAGGCCTTCTCCGCTTCGTCCAGGTTCGCCAGCAGGGCGTCGATCTCGCCGCCGGTGAGGGGTTGTCCGGCCTTGACGGCGGCCTTGCACGCCATGATCGCCAGCACGCTTTCGAGGACGCGTTCGCTGTCGAGGGTGTCGTCTTCGGCGAGCTTGTCGAGCAGTTCGCGCATGAACTCGCCGGCCCGCACGCCGCGCTGCACGAGCAGGGCGGGGAACTGGTGTACCGCCGCCGCGTCGGCGCCGAAGGGGCCGACCTCGATGCCCAGCCGGGCCAGCAACTCGCCGCAGCGCTCGAGCGTCTCGGCGTCGGCGGCAGAGACGCGGATCGTCTCGGGAATCAGCGCCCGCTGGGCGGTCAGCGGGCCTGCGGTCAGCCGCCGGCGCAGGTCGTTGTAGATCACCCGCTCGTGCAGGGCGTGCTGGTCGACGATCATCACCCCGTCGTCGCAGGCGGCGACGATATACGCCTGGTGGATCTGGATGGCGCGGGCGGGCAGGATCGTCTCCGGCGCGGGCGCCGCCGGGGCGGCCGCGTCGGGGATCGGCTGCCGCGGGGCCATCAGCGGCAGGGTGGTCACGGCAGGGCCGAAGGCGTCGTCATCGGCCTGTGTTGAGCGATACGCCTGGGGCGTCTTGACGGAAGACTGGTCGGAGACGATCAGCCGCGGCTGGGGCGCGGGGGCGGCCTTGAAGAAGTCGGCGATGGCCTCGCGCAGGGAGGCGCGGCGTTGTTCGTCTGCCGCCGCGGCGGGGCGTGCGGGCTCGTCGGCCTCGAGGGCGGCGCTGGGGGAGAGATTGGCCGCGTTGAGCGTCTGGCGCAGGGCGGCCAGCAGGGCGCCGTGGACGG
The genomic region above belongs to Planctomycetaceae bacterium and contains:
- a CDS encoding DEAD/DEAH box helicase family protein; protein product: MPAAGAGFSESEWQNRKKRVDPRLEAAGWSIVPVGATLPLSGAGPAAVEEYPTTSGPADYALAVDGKILGIIEAKKITLGPQNVLTQAQRYSKGVTDSPFDFSGFRVPFLYSTNGEAIWFHDVRHPQSRSRQVSQFHTPAALAEMLKRNGDATAAALAANTVWHDRLRPYQIDANKAIEQAIAARKRQMLVAMATGTGKTFTMVNEVYRLMKSGVARRILFLVDRRALAAQAVRAFASFEPEPGLKFPNIYEVYSQRFKREDFEEDEKFDPKLLPEPYLLNPQPSHAFVYVCTIQRMMINLLGRDAIFACGDEEIDDDAAPLDIPIHAFDLIIADECHRGYTSAELSVWRKTLDHFDAIKLGLTATPAAHTTAYFKDIIFRYEYERAVREGHLVDYDVVAVKSDVRLKGIFLKEGEQVARVDPKTGAQQMDLLEDERQFETTEIERSVTSPDSNRKILQEIRKYADEHQQAYGRFPKTLIFADNDIPHTSHADQLVDIARDVFGQGDSFVEKITGRVDRPLQRIREFRNRKLPAVAVTVDMLSTGVDIPDLEFIVFLRPVKSRILFEQMLGRGTRKGENFTDKSHFTVFDCFDGTLLEYFRQATAITAEPPTREVRSIVEIIEDIWANRDRDINTHCLVKRLLRIEKEMSGEARDQFAAFIPSGDMAAYAAALPGRLRKAFTEAMTLLRDKGFQNLLLNYPRRPRTFVVATEAKDDVTSQWLARGADGREYKPEDYLTAFARFVRENPEHVEAIGILLDRPQDWGTGALDELRQKLRTTRERFTIENLQKAHQLQYSKALVDIISMVKHAADEHKPLYTAEERVKLAFAAVTSGRTFTPEQQRWLDRICAHMIANLSIDQSDFENVPVLQQAGGWGRANREFGGALSNLLRTINEAVAA
- a CDS encoding alpha-L-fucosidase, translated to MARKSVSKTAATAAKKPSIPDAHGDFTWFNDARFGMFIHWGLYAMPARHEWVKHVEQISTADYAKYYTRFDPDLYDPKAWAKAAREAGMKYFCITTKHHEGFCLWDSKYTDYKAPNTPCGKDLLRPMVDAFRDEGLHVGFYYSLIDWHHEQFGVDRIHPMRGNAEERKKNAKRDVSKYAQYMRDQVRELLTQFGKIDYLFFDFSYPGEDGKGWQDYESDKLLTMVRELQPHILVNDRLDLLDIPGGWDVKTPEQFMVRKPVTWKGKPVCWETCQTFSGSWGYHRDEQTWKSVDQLLMMLIDTTSKNGNVLLNVGPTARGEFDARAMDRLSGMGAWMQKHSRSIYGCGVAPGGFKAPNGTRLTYNAKTKRIYMHIFDWPIGSMGLDGFAGKVKYAQFLHDASEIRWSTQTHGHVGTDAEKDHNTIYLHLPVIRPNVAVPVVEMYL
- a CDS encoding alpha/beta fold hydrolase yields the protein MTYLRHILTAVLAAALGAAGCSTGGTFGALELIEPEVSPGRAALRMLGGPARMLKRGRIDAHRAVAAEDGTTIDVWVIKAKPGTPQADKPPAQRQAVVLLHPMMMSKSWFLSLGERLAAKGYDVVLPDLRAHGDSGGQYITWGALEKTDIKVVMDTLTAEGLVGPTIYVVGASLGACVAVQYAAIDPRCKGVLAMAPPTGIEGVANILGPLSTQDDLDSSINRAGSLGGFSTAEASAVRAAANLTCPLIVVHGALDMVVPIAHSREIFDAAKGPKQFITLPLADHTSVQVGRNGAIIEEIEMLKTMAPRP